One genomic region from Aliarcobacter cryaerophilus ATCC 43158 encodes:
- a CDS encoding GatB/YqeY domain-containing protein: MSLKEQLNEDLKQAMRDKEVVKRDSIRAINTMIKQIEVDERRVLDDAEVIKLVQRGIKQREEAISQYSAAKRDDLVEKEQSQIDVFMIYLPKQLNDEELEAGMKDIIQEVKAESIKDMGKVMGAASKKFAGVADGKRINEMVKKLLS; this comes from the coding sequence ATGAGCTTAAAAGAGCAATTAAATGAAGATTTAAAACAAGCAATGAGAGATAAAGAAGTAGTAAAAAGAGACTCTATTAGAGCAATAAATACTATGATAAAACAAATAGAAGTAGATGAAAGAAGAGTTTTAGATGATGCTGAAGTTATAAAACTTGTTCAAAGAGGAATTAAACAAAGAGAAGAGGCAATCTCTCAATATAGTGCTGCAAAAAGAGATGATTTAGTTGAAAAAGAACAAAGTCAAATTGATGTATTTATGATTTATTTACCTAAACAACTAAATGATGAAGAACTTGAAGCTGGTATGAAAGATATAATTCAAGAAGTAAAAGCAGAATCTATAAAAGATATGGGCAAAGTTATGGGAGCAGCTTCAAAAAAATTTGCAGGTGTTGCAGATGGAAAAAGAATAAATGAGATGGTAAAAAAATTATTATCATAA
- a CDS encoding M23 family metallopeptidase, giving the protein MDQYANKYITFTINDDNGIKQIKLRKKPFFYTLYTFIGISFIFVAAFIFINLSLIQMDKDRLDIELELVEFKRINEELNNLVSQTQLELHEKNEEISEATDYFNKMENIIGIPTENELPLKQRVDIARLNTEERTTLLQLIPSGSPVENKIINSYFGYRHHPVLNRKALHMGVDLKASVGTPVYATADGIVEAASFDRFNGNLVAIQHIYGFKSYYAHLNKTLVKSGSFVKKGDLIAYSGNTGISSGPHLHYEIRFLSRSLDPLTFVMWDMKNYTEIFEKETEISWDSLITAISHIKIQDPTPQPQLSLQAQK; this is encoded by the coding sequence ATGGATCAATATGCGAACAAATATATAACATTTACAATAAATGATGATAATGGTATAAAGCAGATAAAATTAAGAAAAAAACCTTTTTTTTATACTCTATATACATTTATTGGAATATCTTTTATATTTGTAGCAGCATTTATCTTTATAAATCTTTCTTTAATTCAAATGGATAAAGATAGATTAGATATTGAACTTGAATTAGTAGAGTTTAAAAGAATAAATGAAGAGCTAAATAATTTAGTTAGTCAAACCCAATTAGAACTTCATGAGAAAAATGAAGAGATAAGTGAAGCTACTGATTATTTCAATAAAATGGAAAATATAATAGGAATTCCAACTGAAAATGAGCTTCCATTAAAACAAAGAGTAGATATTGCAAGGCTTAATACAGAAGAAAGAACAACACTTTTACAACTAATTCCTAGTGGTTCTCCAGTTGAAAATAAAATTATAAATAGCTATTTTGGATATAGACATCATCCTGTTTTAAATAGAAAAGCTCTTCATATGGGAGTTGATTTAAAGGCATCGGTTGGAACTCCTGTTTATGCAACAGCAGATGGAATTGTTGAAGCTGCAAGTTTTGATAGATTTAATGGAAATTTAGTAGCAATTCAGCATATTTATGGGTTTAAATCATATTATGCCCACTTAAACAAAACTTTGGTAAAATCTGGCTCTTTTGTTAAAAAAGGGGATTTAATAGCATATTCAGGAAATACAGGGATAAGTAGCGGACCTCATTTACACTATGAAATCCGTTTTTTATCGAGATCTCTTGATCCACTTACTTTTGTAATGTGGGACATGAAAAATTATACAGAAATTTTTGAAAAGGAAACAGAAATATCATGGGATTCTTTAATAACAGCAATCAGTCACATCAAAATACAAGATCCGACTCCACAACCACAATTATCACTGCAGGCACAAAAATAA
- a CDS encoding bactofilin family protein produces MSCNLYIDGYFEGNINSEQEINIGKNGKIKGEITALRVIVQGLAEGSINATRVDIKPDGKVTGSIESEEFVIEAKGIFEGNSLVKTNLNNKVTDKKEDFIKTEDI; encoded by the coding sequence TTGTCTTGTAATTTATATATTGATGGTTACTTTGAAGGAAATATAAACTCTGAACAAGAGATAAATATTGGAAAAAATGGCAAAATAAAAGGAGAAATAACTGCTTTAAGAGTTATTGTTCAAGGCTTAGCAGAAGGTTCAATAAATGCAACAAGAGTAGATATTAAACCAGATGGAAAAGTTACAGGTTCAATTGAATCAGAGGAATTTGTAATTGAAGCAAAAGGTATCTTTGAAGGAAATAGTCTTGTAAAGACAAATTTAAATAACAAAGTAACAGATAAAAAAGAAGATTTTATCAAAACAGAAGATATATAA
- a CDS encoding diguanylate cyclase, protein MKNFLSQLNDIEYNEAISNELDTPEKLIQLLLRRVHPKNVEVIIDILKQAITPSISSDLNNIADVLFEQLKKNPKDIFEKSIQIQIEKLIFERFEKDKKLVIQKTEDISKLVVLMEEYFNEAIFSSGNGSKKVLNIKEKIKAIDVTNGGVEVLSKLQSELVIAAASIEQEINNVTNKLENGKSKVEELEEKIHSLENELNKTKQENRKDFLTQVLTRKAFNEEIIKIENSYNRLKTQYAVIFFDIDHFKKVNDTYGHECGDVVLSTFGKILDKSIRDIDLVARYGGEEFIAIIHFNLDRELLMLLKRIKSIVTENSFIYQDKKLKITFSAGVTIRNKYPTYDIALQKADSLLYKAKDNGRNKILLDNGIEI, encoded by the coding sequence ATGAAAAATTTTTTAAGCCAATTAAATGATATTGAATACAATGAAGCAATTTCAAATGAATTAGATACTCCTGAAAAACTAATACAACTTCTACTAAGAAGAGTTCATCCAAAAAATGTTGAAGTTATAATTGATATTTTAAAACAAGCTATTACTCCATCTATTAGCTCTGATTTAAATAATATTGCTGATGTTTTATTTGAGCAACTTAAAAAAAATCCAAAAGATATTTTTGAAAAATCAATACAGATACAAATAGAAAAATTAATATTTGAAAGATTTGAAAAAGATAAAAAATTAGTTATTCAAAAAACAGAAGATATATCAAAACTTGTTGTACTTATGGAAGAGTATTTTAATGAGGCTATTTTTAGTAGTGGAAATGGTTCTAAAAAAGTTTTAAATATAAAAGAAAAAATCAAAGCAATAGATGTAACAAACGGTGGTGTAGAAGTATTAAGCAAACTGCAAAGTGAACTTGTTATTGCTGCTGCTTCTATTGAGCAAGAGATAAATAATGTTACAAACAAACTAGAAAATGGAAAATCTAAAGTAGAAGAATTAGAAGAAAAGATACATAGTTTGGAAAATGAACTAAATAAAACAAAACAGGAAAATAGAAAAGATTTTTTAACTCAAGTTCTTACAAGAAAAGCATTTAATGAAGAGATAATAAAAATTGAAAACTCTTACAATAGATTAAAAACTCAATATGCAGTAATATTTTTTGATATTGACCATTTTAAAAAAGTAAATGATACTTATGGGCACGAGTGTGGAGATGTAGTTCTTTCAACTTTTGGGAAAATTTTAGACAAAAGTATTAGAGATATAGATTTAGTAGCAAGATATGGTGGAGAAGAGTTTATTGCTATTATACATTTTAATCTAGATAGAGAACTTTTAATGTTATTAAAAAGAATAAAATCAATAGTTACAGAAAATAGCTTTATTTATCAAGATAAAAAACTAAAAATCACTTTTAGCGCTGGAGTTACAATAAGAAATAAATATCCTACATATGATATTGCTCTACAAAAAGCAGACTCTTTGTTATACAAAGCAAAAGATAATGGAAGAAATAAAATTTTATTAGATAATGGAATCGAGATTTAA
- a CDS encoding tautomerase family protein, producing MPVINVKMTHEDGGATIDQKNELAKGITELFSKIFNRSSSNAVVLIEEFNTDNYYIGGKSVTKIRKEK from the coding sequence ATGCCAGTAATAAATGTAAAAATGACACATGAAGATGGAGGAGCTACTATTGATCAAAAAAATGAGTTAGCAAAAGGTATAACTGAGCTTTTTAGCAAAATATTTAATCGTTCATCTTCAAATGCAGTAGTTTTAATAGAAGAGTTTAATACAGATAACTACTATATAGGTGGAAAATCTGTTACAAAAATACGAAAAGAGAAGTAG
- the trpC gene encoding indole-3-glycerol phosphate synthase TrpC has product MILEKINNKTLEDVKKREEKISLDELENLIADGSFSTKDVKQFLKSSIDEPIRIIAEVKKASPSKGIIKEDFNHLQIAKDYNDFGANAISILTEPHFFLGNLNYLKEIKSITSIPLLRKDFILTKYQIAEALIYGADFILLIAKSLKQDELNELYSYARGLNLEVLVEIHDKEDLTKALKSGADIIGINHRNLKTFEMDMTLCEELIPLIPEGKIIVAESGVSNTEVIKKLHNIGADAFLIGEHFMRVPSIKEELKRFKNSLN; this is encoded by the coding sequence ATGATACTAGAAAAAATAAATAATAAAACTCTTGAAGATGTAAAAAAAAGAGAAGAAAAAATATCTTTAGATGAGCTTGAGAATTTAATAGCAGATGGAAGTTTTTCTACAAAAGATGTAAAACAATTTTTAAAATCTTCAATTGATGAACCTATACGTATAATAGCTGAAGTAAAAAAAGCAAGTCCTAGTAAAGGTATTATAAAAGAAGATTTTAATCATCTTCAAATTGCAAAAGATTATAATGATTTTGGTGCAAATGCAATTTCTATATTAACAGAACCACACTTTTTTTTGGGAAATCTGAATTATTTAAAAGAGATAAAAAGTATTACAAGTATTCCACTTTTAAGAAAAGATTTTATTCTTACAAAATACCAAATTGCAGAAGCTTTGATATATGGAGCAGATTTTATACTTTTAATTGCAAAATCGCTTAAGCAAGATGAGTTAAATGAATTATATAGTTACGCTAGAGGTTTAAATTTAGAAGTTTTAGTCGAAATTCATGATAAAGAGGATTTGACTAAAGCTTTAAAAAGTGGAGCAGATATTATAGGAATCAACCATAGAAATTTAAAAACTTTTGAGATGGATATGACCTTATGTGAGGAGCTAATTCCACTTATTCCTGAAGGCAAAATAATTGTTGCTGAATCAGGAGTTAGTAATACTGAAGTTATAAAAAAACTCCATAATATTGGAGCTGATGCTTTTTTAATAGGTGAGCATTTTATGAGAGTTCCAAGTATAAAAGAGGAACTTAAGAGATTTAAAAATTCTTTGAACTAA
- a CDS encoding YkgJ family cysteine cluster protein, with product MSSLIKKNGYNFSFNPSACESCAGNCCIGESGYIWINIVEIEALSKYLGLTLDSFREKYLFKVGYKYSIKEVELLNNSFACCFFDLEKRKCSIYDYRPTQCRTFPFWEYFKNNEKEVYKECPAIKNI from the coding sequence TTGAGTAGTTTAATAAAAAAAAATGGATACAATTTCTCTTTTAATCCTAGTGCTTGCGAGAGTTGTGCTGGGAATTGTTGTATTGGTGAAAGTGGATATATTTGGATAAATATTGTTGAAATAGAAGCTTTATCAAAATATTTAGGACTTACGTTGGATAGTTTTAGAGAAAAATATCTTTTTAAAGTAGGGTATAAATATAGTATAAAAGAGGTAGAATTACTAAATAATAGTTTTGCTTGCTGTTTTTTTGATTTAGAAAAAAGAAAATGCTCTATTTATGATTATAGACCAACACAGTGTAGGACTTTTCCATTTTGGGAATATTTTAAAAATAATGAAAAAGAGGTATATAAAGAGTGCCCAGCCATAAAAAATATTTAA
- a CDS encoding tRNA1(Val) (adenine(37)-N6)-methyltransferase — translation MVLYQPQNGYCYNSDTHFLYSFICKSLEKYKNISGEVLDIGSGSGILGLLFSKKYSKTNLNQVEIQYIFQFFSTKNAKINKISSTMNKGSFLELDFDKKFDICISNPPFYHSDVIKSEKENIKIARYNDYMPLRDFIKKASQVLKNDGKFFFCYDCKQLTDIILYLKEFKLNLEALQFVYPNDLKDATLVMIYAKKDSKSLVKILNPLVVFDQNNEFTKTVQNIYKEAQTHSIKVLFE, via the coding sequence TTGGTACTATATCAACCTCAAAATGGTTATTGTTACAATAGTGATACACATTTTTTATATAGTTTTATTTGTAAATCTTTGGAAAAATATAAAAATATAAGTGGAGAAGTTCTTGATATTGGAAGTGGAAGTGGTATTTTAGGTCTTTTATTTTCAAAGAAATATAGTAAAACAAATCTAAATCAAGTTGAAATTCAATATATTTTTCAGTTTTTTTCAACAAAAAATGCAAAAATAAATAAAATATCTTCAACAATGAACAAAGGCTCATTTCTAGAGCTAGATTTTGATAAAAAGTTTGATATTTGTATATCAAATCCACCATTTTATCATAGTGATGTAATAAAAAGTGAAAAAGAAAATATCAAAATTGCAAGATATAATGATTATATGCCTTTGAGAGATTTTATAAAAAAAGCTTCACAAGTTTTAAAAAATGATGGCAAATTTTTTTTCTGTTATGATTGTAAGCAGTTAACGGATATTATTTTGTATTTAAAAGAGTTTAAATTGAACCTTGAAGCTTTACAATTTGTATATCCAAATGATTTAAAAGATGCAACTTTAGTAATGATTTATGCTAAAAAAGATTCTAAATCTTTAGTGAAAATTTTAAATCCTTTGGTTGTTTTTGATCAAAATAATGAGTTTACAAAAACTGTACAAAATATTTATAAAGAGGCTCAAACACATAGTATAAAGGTTTTATTTGAGTAG
- a CDS encoding 4Fe-4S binding protein has product MSNVEAPLNTPVWVNESRCKACDRCVSVCPAGVLGMRQDIHSTLGSMATVVHPEACIGCNDCELSCPDFAIFVADKKEYKFSKLSDEAKQRQERIINNSYKILDEDKKV; this is encoded by the coding sequence ATGTCAAATGTTGAAGCTCCTTTAAATACACCTGTATGGGTAAATGAGAGTAGATGTAAAGCCTGTGATAGATGTGTATCTGTGTGTCCAGCTGGAGTTCTTGGGATGAGACAAGATATTCACTCAACTTTAGGTTCTATGGCAACTGTTGTACATCCTGAAGCATGTATTGGATGCAATGATTGTGAATTATCTTGCCCTGATTTTGCTATTTTTGTCGCTGATAAAAAAGAGTATAAGTTTTCAAAATTAAGTGATGAAGCAAAGCAAAGACAAGAGAGAATTATAAATAATAGTTATAAAATATTAGATGAAGATAAAAAGGTTTGA
- a CDS encoding 2-oxoglutarate synthase subunit alpha, which produces MSRELISTGNELAALAAIDSKCEFFGGYPITPSSEIMHTLSSKLPAIGGVCMQMEDEISGICASLGAAMSGKRSMTASSGPGISLKSENLGLGYIAEVPLVVVNVMRGGPSTGLPTRVAQGDILQAKNPTHGDVKSITLMPGNLSECYTEVVRAFNLADRFMQPVFVLLDETIGHMAGKVLIPSLSEIEKNRVYRKRFDGDKKDYLPYGAAQDEPATLNPMFEGYRYHFTGLHHGPTGHPTEDAVACSALMNRLFKKVENHTDELELNEEYMIEDADILIIAYGSVSLGAKEAINRLRKEGIKAGMFSPKTIWPSPEKRINELVNKFDKVLIAELNMGQYTQEIQRVSGRRDFDTLLKANGRPLSPLEIIEKVKGM; this is translated from the coding sequence ATGTCAAGAGAATTAATATCAACAGGAAATGAATTAGCAGCATTAGCTGCTATTGATTCAAAATGTGAGTTTTTTGGTGGTTATCCAATAACACCATCTAGTGAAATTATGCATACATTATCATCAAAACTACCTGCAATTGGTGGAGTTTGTATGCAAATGGAAGATGAAATTTCTGGGATTTGTGCAAGCCTTGGTGCTGCAATGAGCGGTAAAAGATCAATGACTGCATCAAGCGGACCTGGAATTTCACTAAAATCTGAAAATCTAGGATTAGGTTATATTGCAGAAGTTCCTCTTGTAGTTGTAAATGTAATGAGAGGAGGACCATCAACTGGTCTTCCTACAAGAGTTGCGCAAGGTGATATTTTACAAGCAAAAAATCCAACTCATGGAGATGTAAAATCTATTACTTTAATGCCTGGAAATTTAAGTGAGTGTTATACAGAAGTTGTACGAGCTTTTAATCTAGCAGATAGATTTATGCAACCTGTTTTTGTACTTTTAGATGAAACTATTGGTCATATGGCTGGAAAAGTTTTAATTCCATCTTTAAGTGAAATAGAAAAAAATAGAGTTTATAGAAAAAGATTTGATGGAGATAAAAAAGATTATCTTCCTTATGGTGCGGCACAAGATGAACCTGCAACTTTAAATCCTATGTTTGAAGGTTATAGATACCACTTTACTGGGCTTCATCATGGACCAACAGGTCATCCAACAGAAGATGCTGTTGCTTGTAGTGCACTAATGAATAGATTGTTTAAAAAAGTTGAAAATCATACAGATGAACTTGAACTAAATGAAGAGTATATGATAGAAGATGCTGACATTTTAATTATTGCTTATGGTTCTGTTTCATTAGGAGCTAAAGAAGCTATTAATCGTCTTAGAAAAGAGGGAATAAAAGCTGGAATGTTTAGTCCAAAAACTATTTGGCCAAGTCCTGAAAAAAGAATAAATGAACTTGTAAATAAATTTGATAAAGTTCTAATTGCGGAGCTAAACATGGGACAATACACTCAAGAGATACAAAGAGTTAGTGGAAGAAGAGACTTTGATACTCTTTTAAAAGCAAATGGAAGACCACTTTCTCCACTTGAAATAATAGAAAAAGTAAAAGGAATGTAA
- a CDS encoding 2-oxoglutarate ferredoxin oxidoreductase subunit beta gives MAFNYDEYLRTDKMPTLWCWGCGDGVILKALIRAIDKLGWNMDDVCVVSGIGCSGRFSSYINCNTVHTTHGRTLPYATGIKMANPNKKVIVVGGDGDGLAIGGNHTIHAARRNIDLTYILINNFIYGLTNSQTSPTTPKGMWTATMERGNIDPTFDSCKLVEAAGASFVARETMIDPKKLERTLVKALEHKGFSYLEVFSNCHVNLGRKNKMASATANLEWIDSISLAKTKFDMLEESQKDGKYPTGVLKQDENALEYCEAYEKVKEAHKNKTMVEL, from the coding sequence ATGGCTTTTAACTATGATGAATATTTAAGAACAGATAAAATGCCAACACTTTGGTGTTGGGGATGTGGAGATGGAGTTATATTAAAAGCTCTAATTCGTGCTATTGATAAACTAGGTTGGAATATGGATGATGTTTGTGTAGTTTCAGGAATTGGTTGTTCTGGGAGATTTAGTTCATATATAAATTGTAACACTGTTCATACAACTCATGGAAGAACGCTTCCTTATGCAACTGGAATAAAAATGGCGAATCCAAATAAAAAGGTTATAGTTGTAGGTGGAGATGGAGATGGTCTTGCAATTGGTGGAAATCATACAATTCATGCTGCTAGAAGAAATATTGATTTAACTTATATTTTAATAAATAACTTCATTTATGGACTTACAAACTCTCAAACAAGCCCAACAACTCCAAAAGGTATGTGGACAGCTACAATGGAAAGAGGAAATATAGACCCAACTTTTGACTCTTGTAAACTAGTTGAAGCAGCAGGTGCATCTTTTGTTGCAAGAGAAACTATGATTGATCCAAAAAAACTTGAAAGAACTTTAGTAAAAGCTCTTGAACATAAAGGATTTTCATATTTAGAAGTATTCTCAAATTGTCACGTAAATTTAGGAAGAAAAAATAAAATGGCAAGTGCAACAGCAAATTTAGAGTGGATTGATTCAATCTCTTTAGCAAAAACAAAATTTGATATGTTAGAAGAGAGTCAAAAAGATGGAAAATATCCAACTGGTGTTTTAAAACAAGATGAAAATGCACTTGAATATTGTGAAGCTTATGAAAAAGTAAAAGAAGCACACAAAAATAAAACTATGGTAGAGCTTTAA
- a CDS encoding 2-oxoacid:acceptor oxidoreductase family protein, whose product MSNRTLMRFTGVGGQGVLLAGEIFAAAKISNGGFGLKTATYTSQVRGGPTVVDITLQDEEIIYPYANDGEIDFMLSVAQISFDLFKNGVKDGATIVIEPNLVRPSEEDKKRWNIIEIQIITIAKEEVGNVITQSILALAIANYFTGETIPKEVLRSTMLSKIPPKLHDLNNKAYDLGYKYAKEADNRK is encoded by the coding sequence ATGTCAAATAGAACTTTAATGAGATTTACAGGAGTTGGAGGACAAGGTGTTTTACTAGCAGGTGAAATTTTTGCCGCTGCAAAAATAAGCAATGGTGGATTTGGACTAAAAACAGCAACTTATACTTCACAGGTACGTGGTGGACCAACTGTTGTTGATATTACACTTCAAGATGAAGAGATTATCTATCCATATGCAAATGATGGTGAGATAGATTTTATGCTTTCAGTTGCTCAAATATCTTTTGATTTATTTAAAAATGGTGTAAAAGATGGTGCAACGATAGTAATTGAACCAAATTTAGTTCGTCCTAGTGAAGAAGATAAAAAAAGATGGAATATTATTGAAATACAAATAATTACTATTGCAAAAGAAGAAGTTGGGAATGTAATAACTCAATCTATTTTAGCGTTAGCAATAGCAAATTACTTTACAGGAGAAACTATTCCAAAAGAGGTTTTAAGAAGTACAATGCTCTCAAAAATTCCTCCAAAACTTCATGATTTGAACAATAAAGCTTATGATTTAGGTTATAAGTATGCAAAAGAAGCTGATAATAGAAAATAA
- a CDS encoding 3'-5' exonuclease, whose translation MKSPKKKYILKPQKQTFLDIVRRLKKESIEFSEFLELLGNISDKFYENSELEFELLLINGFPIDIKDNFVFLKTTETSILDQTFCFVDIETNGGSPKNGHQIIELGAVKYKNGQILDKFDSLVFAKEIPIFIQEVTNISPDMLETAPRLEKVLKEFKEFLGDDVFVAHDIKFDYNFISDSFEKYNLGKLLNRKICTIDLSKRCIKSEKYGLSTLKELLNIDVQNHHRAYFDALSTEIIFERCLENIDFSKIKSTEDLIAFSKSNNILKISKENN comes from the coding sequence ATGAAATCTCCTAAAAAAAAGTATATTTTAAAACCTCAAAAGCAGACTTTTTTAGATATTGTAAGAAGATTAAAAAAAGAGTCAATTGAGTTTTCTGAATTTTTAGAGCTTTTAGGAAATATAAGTGATAAATTTTATGAAAATAGTGAGTTGGAGTTTGAGTTATTATTGATAAATGGTTTTCCAATAGATATAAAAGATAATTTTGTATTTTTAAAAACAACAGAAACTTCTATACTTGATCAAACTTTTTGTTTTGTTGATATTGAAACAAATGGTGGAAGCCCAAAAAATGGTCATCAAATCATAGAATTAGGAGCAGTTAAGTATAAAAATGGACAAATATTAGATAAATTTGACTCTTTAGTTTTCGCAAAAGAGATCCCAATATTTATTCAAGAAGTTACAAATATAAGCCCAGATATGCTTGAAACTGCACCAAGATTAGAAAAGGTCTTAAAAGAGTTTAAAGAGTTTTTGGGTGATGATGTTTTTGTAGCTCATGATATAAAATTTGATTATAATTTTATATCTGATAGTTTTGAAAAGTATAATTTGGGAAAACTTTTAAATAGAAAAATTTGTACAATAGATTTATCAAAAAGATGTATAAAATCTGAAAAATATGGTCTTAGTACTTTAAAAGAACTTTTAAATATAGATGTACAAAATCACCATAGAGCATATTTTGATGCATTATCAACAGAGATTATTTTTGAAAGATGTTTAGAAAATATAGATTTTAGTAAGATAAAATCTACTGAAGATTTAATAGCCTTTAGTAAATCAAATAATATTTTAAAAATTTCTAAAGAAAATAACTAA
- a CDS encoding phosphoribosylanthranilate isomerase yields MRVKICGITNLEDALNAINAGASALGFVFYKPSPRYIEPLIALRIVENLPPFVQTVGLFVNETTDFINKTCKNSKMQLAQIIDDENIVDFFKLEVKYLKVLRAKSKDDLKNLKDDYYLVDAFVDEFGGAGKRVALEWFKDINCSKFILAGGLSSQNLKELKDFNFFGVDVSSAVEKQKGKKDNQKMIDFVKAANEIS; encoded by the coding sequence ATGAGAGTAAAAATATGTGGTATAACAAATTTAGAAGATGCATTAAATGCTATAAATGCAGGTGCTTCTGCCTTGGGATTTGTGTTTTATAAACCATCTCCTAGATATATTGAACCTCTAATTGCTTTAAGAATAGTTGAAAATTTACCACCTTTTGTACAAACTGTGGGACTTTTTGTAAATGAAACAACAGATTTTATCAATAAAACTTGTAAAAACTCAAAAATGCAACTAGCTCAAATTATAGATGATGAAAATATAGTAGATTTTTTCAAACTAGAAGTTAAATATTTAAAAGTATTAAGAGCAAAAAGTAAAGATGACTTAAAAAATTTAAAAGATGATTATTATTTAGTAGATGCATTTGTAGATGAGTTTGGTGGAGCTGGTAAAAGAGTAGCTTTAGAGTGGTTTAAAGATATAAACTGTTCTAAATTTATACTTGCTGGAGGATTAAGCTCTCAAAACTTAAAAGAGTTAAAAGATTTTAATTTTTTTGGAGTTGATGTAAGTAGTGCAGTAGAAAAACAAAAAGGTAAAAAAGATAATCAAAAAATGATTGATTTTGTGAAAGCTGCAAATGAAATCTCCTAA
- the rpe gene encoding ribulose-phosphate 3-epimerase, whose translation MLVAPSILSADFGNLEKEIKSICEAGCDLVHVDVMDGYFVPNLTIGPVVVEPVSKASTKPLDIHLMVENNNFFVDLFAPLKPKYLSFHIESEKHPHRLIQKIRNLGISPAITLNPHTKVEDIEYLIEDLDMVLLMSVNPGFGGQKFIPSVIEKVKKLKELINKKNPNCLIEVDGGVSDKNIKDLKDAGVDIVVAGSFVFGSSDYKKAIDSLKV comes from the coding sequence ATGCTTGTAGCTCCCTCAATATTATCAGCTGATTTTGGAAACTTAGAAAAAGAGATAAAAAGTATTTGTGAAGCTGGTTGTGATTTGGTGCATGTAGATGTTATGGATGGATATTTTGTACCAAATTTGACTATTGGTCCAGTTGTTGTTGAGCCTGTAAGTAAAGCTTCTACAAAACCACTTGATATTCATCTTATGGTTGAAAATAACAACTTTTTTGTAGATTTATTTGCTCCATTAAAACCAAAATATCTATCATTTCATATTGAGAGTGAAAAGCATCCTCATAGACTTATTCAAAAAATAAGAAATTTAGGAATAAGTCCAGCCATTACTTTAAATCCACATACTAAAGTTGAAGATATTGAGTATTTAATTGAAGATTTAGATATGGTTTTATTAATGTCAGTAAATCCAGGCTTTGGTGGACAAAAATTTATTCCAAGTGTAATTGAGAAAGTTAAAAAACTAAAAGAGCTTATAAACAAAAAAAATCCAAATTGCTTAATTGAAGTTGATGGTGGAGTTAGTGATAAAAATATAAAAGATTTAAAAGATGCTGGCGTTGATATTGTTGTTGCTGGGAGTTTTGTTTTTGGAAGTTCTGATTATAAAAAAGCAATAGATAGTCTAAAAGTATAA